In a genomic window of Ranitomeya imitator isolate aRanImi1 chromosome 5, aRanImi1.pri, whole genome shotgun sequence:
- the LOC138637975 gene encoding uncharacterized protein encodes MVVASQEVAPKYLAHRVGEERVALLRTEISILRVGEEGVALLSFRQWEELGRGVATDFSTGVRSPAPSALVSDRPPRPPSCAIARPVRPRVRSPAPSALVSDRPPRPPSCPIARPVRPRVRSPAPSALVSDRPPRPPSCPIARPVRPRVRSSAPSALVSDRPPRPPSCPIARPVRPRVRSPAPSALVSDRPPRPPSCPIARPVRPRVRSPAPSALVSDRPPRPPSCPIARPVRPRVRSPAPSALASDRPPSCPIARPVRPRVRSPAPSALVSDRPPSCPIARPVRPRVRSPAPSALVSDRPPRPPSCPIARPVRPRVRSSALVSDRPPRPPSCPIARPVRPRVRSPAPSALASDRPPSCPIARPVRPRVRSPALSALVSDRPPSCPIARPVRPRVRSPAPSALVSDRQPRPPSCPIASPVRPRVRSPAPSALVSYRPPRPPLCPIASPVRPRVRSPAPSALVSDRPPSCPIARLVRPRVRSPALSALASDCPPRPPSCPIARPVRPRVRLPAPSALVSDRPPRPPSRPIVRPRVRSPAPSALVSDRPPSCPIVRPRVRSSALVSDRPPSCPIARLVRPRVRSPAPSALVSDRPPRPPSCPIARPVRPRVRLPAPSALVSDRPPRPPSRPIVRPRVRSPAPSALVSDRPPSCPIVRPRVRSSALVSDRPPSCPIARLVRPRVRSPAPSALVSDRPPRPPSCPIARPVRPRVRSPALVSDRPPRPPSRPIVRPRVRSPAPSALVSDRPPRPPSCPIARPVRPRVRSPAPSTLVSDRTPSCPIARPVRPRVRSPAPSALVSDRPPRPPSCPIARPVRPRVRSIARPVRPRVRSSALVSDRPPRPHVRSPAPSALVSDRPPSCPIARPIRPRVRSPAPSALVSDRPPRPPSCPIARPVHLRVRSPAPSALVSDRPPSCPIVRPVCPLV; translated from the coding sequence TTTCCGTCAGTGGGAGGAGCTTGGACGGGGCGTGGCTACAGATTTTTCCACAGGTGTCCGATCGCCCGCCCCGTCCGCCCTCGTGTCCGATCGCCCGCCCCGTCCGCCCTCGTGTGCGATCGCCCGCCCCGTCCGCCCTCGTGTCCGATCGCCCGCCCCGTCCGCCCTCGTGTCCGATCGCCCGCCCCGTCCGCCCTCGTGTCCGATCGCCCGCCCCGTCCGCCCTCGTGTCCGATCGCCCGCCCCGTCCGCCCTCGTGTCCGATCGCCCGCCCCGTCCGCCCTCGTGTCCGATCGCCCGCCCCGTCCGCCCTCGTGTCCGATCGTCCGCCCCGTCCGCCCTCGTGTCCGATCGCCCGCCCCGTCCGCCCTCGTGTCCGATCGCCCGCCCCGTCCGCCCTCGTGTCCGATCGCCCGCCCCGTCCGCCCTCGTGTCCGATCGCCCGCCCCGTCCGCCCTCGTGTCCGATCGCCCGCCCCGTCCGCCCTCGTGTCCGATCGCCCGCCCCGTCCGCCCTCGTGTCCGATCGCCCGCCCCGTCCGCCCTCGTGTCCGATCGCCCGCCCCGTCCGCCCTCGTGTCCGATCGCCCGCCCCGTCCGCCCTCGCGTCTGATCGTCCGCCCTCGTGTCCGATCGCCCGCCCCGTCCGCCCTCGTGTCCGATCGCCGGCCCCGTCCGCCCTCGTGTCCGATCGCCCGCCCTCGTGTCCGATCGCCCGCCCCGTCCGCCCTCGTGTCCGATCGCCCGCCCCGTCCGCCCTCGTGTCCGATCGCCCGCCCCGTCCGCCCTCGTGTCCGATCGCCCGCCCCGTCCGCCCTCGTGTCCGATCGTCCGCCCTCGTGTCCGATCGCCCGCCCCGTCCGCCCTCGTGTCCGATCGCCCGCCCCGTCCGCCCTCGTGTCCGATCGCCCGCCCCGTCCGCCCTCGCGTCTGATCGTCCGCCCTCGTGTCCGATCGCCCGCCCCGTCCGCCCTCGTGTCCGATCGCCCGCCCTGTCCGCCCTCGTGTCCGATCGCCCGCCCTCGTGTCCGATCGCCCGCCCCGTCCGCCCTCGTGTCCGATCGCCCGCCCCGTCCGCCCTCGTGTCCGATCGCCAGCCCCGTCCGCCCTCGTGTCCGATCGCCAGCCCCGTCCGCCCTCGTGTCCGATCGCCCGCCCCGTCCGCCCTCGTGTCCTATCGCCCGCCCCGTCCGCCCTTGTGTCCGATCGCCAGCCCCGTCCGCCCTCGTGTCCGATCGCCCGCCCCGTCCGCCCTCGTGTCCGATCGTCCACCCTCGTGTCCGATCGCCCGCCTTGTCCGCCCTCGTGTCCGATCGCCCGCCCTGTCCGCCCTCGCGTCCGATTGCCCGCCCCGTCCGCCCTCGTGTCCGATCGCCCGCCCCGTCCGCCCTCGCGTCCGATTGCCCGCCCCGTCCGCCCTCGTGTCCGATCGCCCGCCCCGTCCGCCCTCGCGTCCGATCGTCCGCCCTCGTGTCCGATCGCCCGCCCCGTCCGCCCTCGTGTCCGATCGTCCGCCCTCGTGTCCGATCGTCCGCCCTCGTGTCCGATCGTCCGCCCTCGTGTCCGATCGCCCGCCCTCGTGTCCGATCGCCCGCCTTGTCCGCCCTCGTGTCCGATCGCCCGCCCCGTCCGCCCTCGTGTCCGATCGCCCGCCCCGTCCGCCCTCGTGTCCGATCGCCCGCCCCGTCCGCCCTCGCGTCCGATTGCCCGCCCCGTCCGCCCTCGTGTCCGATCGCCCGCCCCGTCCGCCCTCGCGTCCGATCGTCCGTCCTCGTGTCCGATCGCCCGCCCCGTCCGCCCTCGTGTCCGATCGTCCGCCCTCGTGTCCGATCGTCCGCCCTCGTGTCCGATCGTCCGCCCTCGTGTCCGATCGCCCGCCCTCGTGTCCGATCGCCCGCCTTGTCCGCCCTCGTGTCCGATCGCCCGCCCCGTCCGCCCTCGTGTCCGATCGCCCGCCCCGTCCGCCCTCGTGTCCGATCGCCCGCCCCGTCCGCCCTCGCGTCCGATCGCCCGCCCTCGTGTCCGATCGCCCGCCCCGTCCGCCCTCGCGTCCGATCGTCCGCCCTCGTGTCCGATCGCCCGCCCCGTCCGCCCTCGTGTCCGATCGCCCGCCCCGTCCGCCCTCGTGTCCGATCGCCCGCCCCGTCCGCCCTCGTGTCCGATCGCCCGCCCCGTCCACCCTCGTGTCCGATCGCACGCCCTCGTGTCCGATCGCCCGCCCCGTCCGCCCTCGTGTCCGATCGCCCGCCCCGTCCGCCCTCGTGTCCGATCGCCCGCCCCGTCCGCCCTCGTGTCCGATCGCACGCCCCGTCCGCCCTCGTGTCCGATCGATCGCCCGCCCCGTCCGCCCTCGTGTCCGATCGTCCGCCCTCGTGTCCGATCGCCCGCCCCGTCCGCATGTCCGATCGCCCGCCCCGTCCGCCCTCGTGTCCGATCGCCCGCCCTCGTGTCCGATCGCCCGCCCCATCCGCCCTCGTGTCCGATCGCCCGCCCCGTCCGCCCTCGTGTCCGATCGCCCGCCCCGTCCGCCCTCGTGTCCGATCGCCCGCCCCGTCCACCTTCGTGTCCGATCGCCCGCCCCGTCCGCCCTCGTGTCCGATCGCCCGCCCTCGTGTCCGATCGTCCGCCCCGTCTGCCCTCTTGTCTGA